In Lactobacillus sp. PV012, one genomic interval encodes:
- a CDS encoding ABC transporter permease/substrate-binding protein yields the protein MIKQLWNMILKEHTQIWATTLDHIKISLIALVIAMIIAIPLAFLLRHHKKMAEFTLQIASIIQTIPSLAILGLLLPFVGIGTVPAIIALVLYAIMPIFQNTYAGLTGIPSNLQEAAEALALSHWKKLRKVEIPLAMPMILAGIRIALVMIIGTATLAALVGGGGLGTYIYVGINSNNNAEVLLGAILSAFLALFFSWFLLFISKSKLRAKIGTSLIAVCLLAWGGVSLYNHYQPQITGKPEKQTITIAGKMGSEPEILINMYKDLIEKNDPNTKVVLKPNFGGTTFLFRALQSNKIDIYPEFTGTVLQTLVKTNKKTGSDPKQVYAEAASDLKKQYDLEYLKPMAYQNGYALATTKEFAKKYHLSKMSDLKRVNKQIHAAFDPDFYNLKDGYPGLKKVYDLDFKSIKTTESSIRYSAIASKKVNVVDGYTTDAEIEKYHLVMLDDDKNYFPPYQGAPLMKAKFAENNPQVVKALNKLAGKITTKQMQRMNYLVNVKHEKPAKVARDFLESEGLL from the coding sequence ATGATTAAACAGCTTTGGAATATGATACTAAAGGAACATACACAAATTTGGGCAACCACCTTAGATCATATAAAAATTTCGTTAATTGCGTTAGTAATTGCAATGATTATTGCTATTCCGCTGGCTTTTCTACTTCGTCATCATAAAAAAATGGCAGAATTTACCTTACAAATTGCCAGCATTATTCAAACAATTCCTAGTCTAGCAATTTTAGGATTATTGTTGCCATTTGTAGGAATTGGAACAGTTCCCGCAATAATTGCATTAGTTTTGTATGCAATTATGCCAATTTTTCAAAATACATATGCAGGTTTAACCGGCATCCCATCAAATTTACAAGAGGCAGCCGAAGCTTTAGCCCTATCACATTGGAAAAAATTGCGGAAAGTCGAGATTCCATTAGCAATGCCAATGATCTTAGCAGGAATTCGAATTGCTTTAGTAATGATTATTGGGACAGCAACTTTGGCAGCCCTAGTTGGTGGTGGAGGATTAGGTACTTATATTTATGTAGGTATTAATTCTAATAATAATGCTGAAGTCTTGCTTGGGGCAATTCTGTCTGCATTTTTAGCTTTATTCTTCAGTTGGTTCTTGCTGTTCATTTCTAAAAGTAAATTGCGGGCAAAAATAGGAACTAGCTTAATTGCTGTTTGCTTACTAGCTTGGGGTGGAGTAAGTCTTTATAATCATTATCAACCACAAATTACTGGAAAACCTGAAAAACAAACAATTACTATTGCAGGGAAGATGGGATCAGAACCAGAAATTTTAATTAATATGTATAAAGATTTAATTGAAAAAAATGATCCTAATACTAAGGTAGTATTAAAGCCAAACTTTGGTGGGACGACGTTCTTATTTAGAGCGTTACAAAGTAATAAAATTGATATTTATCCTGAATTTACTGGAACAGTCTTGCAAACTCTAGTCAAAACTAATAAAAAGACTGGGTCTGATCCTAAGCAGGTATATGCTGAAGCAGCTAGCGACTTGAAAAAGCAATATGATTTGGAATATTTAAAACCAATGGCTTATCAAAATGGCTATGCCTTGGCCACGACCAAAGAATTTGCTAAAAAATATCACTTAAGTAAAATGAGTGATTTGAAACGTGTAAATAAGCAAATTCATGCTGCTTTTGACCCTGACTTTTATAATTTAAAAGATGGTTATCCTGGCTTAAAGAAAGTATATGATCTTGACTTTAAGTCAATTAAGACAACCGAATCAAGTATTCGCTATTCAGCAATTGCTTCTAAGAAAGTTAATGTTGTTGATGGCTATACTACTGATGCAGAAATTGAAAAGTATCATTTGGTAATGCTAGATGATGATAAAAATTACTTCCCACCATATCAAGGTGCCCCATTAATGAAAGCTAAATTTGCAGAAAATAATCCTCAAGTTGTGAAAGCTCTAAATAAATTAGCGGGTAAAATTACTACTAAGCAAATGCAACGAATGAATTATTTGGTTAATGTAAAACATGAAAAACCTGCTAAAGTTGCTCGTGACTTTTTAGAAAGTGAAGGATTATTATAA
- a CDS encoding glycoside hydrolase family 3 protein codes for MKKRLIRKITTAAIAGVTIAAGLSGIFTHKTQAATSSQINTYIKKASLNQKIGQMYIARTPQKLGQAEQDAYKYNLGGYIMYDADMQNYTQKQFKSKIDNYQATAQLPLLIGIDQEGGSVSRLTHSGLVKENGDQFKFPRDQYENAEANEKGSGMDAVVQYATDTASLLHKLGINWNYAPDADYSDNPSSFIYQRGFGGLKGKKSYTAEANYIKQVVPAWQHDNLVAATLKHFPGYGDATDTHTDFAHVNTAKSTIMKTDILPFKAGIKAGVDSVMVTHVIYDKIDPVYPASLSKKVINLLRKDCKFNGVIVTDALEMGAIQNFAKNHGNESVDVLAVKAGNDMLMSADYAKGIPAIAKAVKKGEISKKQIDQSVKRILTMKNKLGLLSASDLQVKKLNKKSFKFNTISYTKKNTAIISGVAAKNTKLTLANTDTKKNTTVTTNKKGQFKVTVPLKTSTQNFVLTGKNYLSANIHLNSGTKSTIKQKLNLKPLKYDKNYKYATVSGQVDDEGAEGSLTIAFKDSKTKKTLATTVVGKDGKFSAKLPVKKNKQTINVSAQNDSSYATQNIVIRAK; via the coding sequence ATGAAAAAAAGACTTATAAGAAAAATTACTACTGCAGCGATTGCAGGAGTAACAATTGCGGCTGGTTTAAGTGGAATTTTCACTCATAAAACTCAGGCAGCAACTAGTAGTCAGATTAATACATACATTAAAAAGGCAAGTTTAAATCAAAAGATTGGCCAAATGTATATTGCACGTACACCGCAAAAGCTTGGACAAGCAGAACAAGATGCATACAAGTATAACTTAGGTGGGTATATTATGTATGATGCAGATATGCAAAATTATACCCAAAAGCAGTTTAAAAGTAAGATTGATAATTATCAAGCAACCGCTCAACTTCCCTTATTGATTGGAATTGATCAAGAAGGAGGATCAGTATCTCGTTTGACTCACAGTGGCTTGGTAAAAGAAAATGGTGATCAATTTAAATTTCCTCGTGACCAATATGAAAATGCGGAAGCTAATGAAAAGGGCAGCGGGATGGATGCTGTAGTGCAGTATGCGACAGATACAGCAAGTTTATTACATAAATTAGGTATTAATTGGAATTATGCCCCAGATGCCGATTATAGTGATAATCCATCTTCTTTTATTTATCAACGTGGATTTGGTGGCCTAAAAGGGAAAAAGAGTTATACAGCTGAAGCTAACTATATTAAGCAAGTTGTTCCAGCTTGGCAACATGATAATTTAGTAGCAGCTACATTGAAGCATTTCCCAGGTTATGGGGATGCGACAGATACGCATACTGATTTTGCTCATGTAAATACTGCTAAATCAACCATTATGAAGACTGATATCTTACCTTTTAAAGCTGGAATTAAGGCAGGAGTAGATTCAGTGATGGTAACACATGTGATTTATGATAAGATAGATCCAGTTTACCCAGCCTCCCTTTCGAAAAAAGTAATTAATCTTTTGCGCAAAGATTGTAAGTTTAATGGAGTAATTGTGACCGATGCCTTAGAAATGGGAGCGATTCAGAATTTTGCTAAAAATCATGGCAATGAGAGTGTAGATGTTTTAGCAGTCAAAGCTGGTAACGATATGTTAATGAGTGCCGACTATGCTAAGGGAATTCCAGCAATCGCTAAGGCTGTAAAAAAGGGAGAAATTTCTAAAAAACAGATTGATCAATCAGTTAAAAGAATTTTAACTATGAAGAATAAGCTTGGGCTTTTATCAGCAAGTGATTTACAAGTTAAGAAACTTAATAAAAAGTCCTTTAAGTTTAATACGATTTCTTATACAAAGAAAAATACTGCTATCATTTCAGGAGTAGCAGCTAAGAATACTAAACTTACCTTAGCTAATACTGATACAAAGAAAAATACCACTGTTACAACAAATAAGAAAGGTCAATTTAAAGTCACTGTACCTTTAAAGACCAGCACACAAAATTTTGTTTTGACAGGAAAAAATTATCTTAGTGCAAATATTCATTTAAATTCGGGAACGAAATCAACTATTAAGCAAAAGTTGAATTTGAAACCGTTGAAGTATGACAAGAATTATAAGTATGCGACTGTGTCTGGTCAAGTAGATGATGAAGGAGCAGAAGGTTCGTTGACGATTGCTTTTAAAGATAGTAAAACTAAGAAAACTTTAGCAACTACAGTCGTAGGAAAAGATGGAAAGTTTTCTGCTAAACTACCTGTTAAAAAGAATAAACAAACTATAAATGTGAGTGCACAAAATGATAGTAGTTATGCAACACAAAATATTGTAATTAGAGCAAAATAA
- a CDS encoding ABC transporter ATP-binding protein: MIKYDHIGKKYGDQVILEDISFQVNKGELFVIVGPSGSGKTTLLKMYNRLVEPTSGKILSNGENIAQINLRTLRKNAGYVLQSASLFPNLTVGENITIALDGKISKEEKINLQKELLKLVKMSPEKYLSRYPTDLSGGEQQRVGIARALATKPPVILMDESFSALDPVVRKQLQDTLLELHKQTSVTIMFVTHDMQEAVRLGDRIAVIHQGHLEQIGKPREILHHPATKFVKKFFAASSVENNFDLEGLLKGELGVDPRFYPKTETLLRYHISNLKDLVKACSNHPDTLFIAETEFGEFLIEPKRVWKFLLQRVVSDD; the protein is encoded by the coding sequence ATGATTAAATACGACCATATAGGGAAAAAATATGGGGATCAGGTAATTTTAGAAGATATTTCTTTTCAGGTAAATAAAGGCGAACTTTTTGTGATAGTTGGTCCCAGTGGGAGTGGTAAAACTACTTTGCTAAAAATGTACAATCGTTTAGTAGAACCAACTAGTGGAAAGATTCTTTCTAATGGGGAAAATATTGCCCAAATTAACTTGCGTACTTTAAGAAAAAATGCAGGTTATGTTTTACAATCAGCAAGTTTATTTCCAAATTTAACTGTTGGTGAAAATATTACTATCGCTTTAGATGGAAAAATCTCTAAGGAAGAAAAAATTAACCTTCAAAAAGAATTGTTGAAATTAGTAAAAATGTCTCCTGAAAAGTATTTAAGTCGATATCCTACAGATTTGTCTGGGGGAGAACAGCAAAGGGTAGGCATTGCCCGAGCCTTAGCAACTAAGCCACCGGTAATTTTAATGGATGAGTCTTTTTCAGCCCTTGATCCAGTTGTAAGAAAGCAGCTCCAAGATACTTTATTAGAACTGCATAAACAAACTAGCGTCACAATTATGTTTGTGACTCATGATATGCAAGAAGCAGTTCGGTTAGGAGATAGAATTGCAGTAATTCATCAAGGACATTTAGAGCAAATTGGAAAACCACGAGAAATTTTGCACCATCCTGCAACTAAATTTGTGAAGAAATTTTTTGCTGCTAGTTCTGTAGAAAATAATTTTGATTTGGAAGGATTATTAAAGGGAGAACTAGGGGTAGATCCTCGTTTTTACCCTAAAACTGAAACTTTACTTCGGTATCATATTTCAAATTTAAAAGATTTGGTTAAAGCTTGTTCAAATCACCCAGATACCCTCTTTATTGCAGAAACTGAATTTGGTGAATTTTTAATTGAACCTAAACGGGTTTGGAAATTTTTATTGCAAAGGGTGGTAAGTGATGATTAA
- a CDS encoding OsmC family protein — translation MGKYLVESKTNGIPWQVINETGNYKFIADEDRHETKDAGPNPVQYLIGSLNSCLTISASMIIKVKNLDVQNFHLITEAETEKYQVSKINVKVFFKSKMTQEEKQNFLNHILHVSVVYQTLSQGMKISVELA, via the coding sequence ATGGGAAAATACTTAGTTGAAAGTAAAACTAATGGAATTCCTTGGCAAGTAATTAATGAAACAGGTAATTATAAATTTATTGCTGATGAAGATCGTCATGAAACAAAAGATGCTGGTCCTAATCCAGTTCAATATTTAATTGGTTCACTGAATAGTTGCTTAACAATTTCTGCGTCAATGATTATTAAGGTGAAAAATTTAGATGTACAGAATTTTCACCTTATAACTGAGGCTGAAACTGAAAAATACCAAGTCTCAAAAATTAATGTTAAGGTGTTTTTCAAAAGTAAAATGACTCAAGAAGAAAAGCAAAATTTCTTAAATCATATTTTGCATGTTTCGGTTGTTTATCAGACTTTGAGTCAAGGGATGAAAATTAGTGTTGAATTAGCATAA
- a CDS encoding Cof-type HAD-IIB family hydrolase, with protein sequence MALPFKAVAVDMDGTFLNGERTYDHQLFNKVLTQLEARGVHFIVASGRPYARLKEDFIDYIDRMDFVTANGSRLMSDNKQIGITPMKRDTVVELIEDVHQKYGQMATMLFAPNMAYIGENAPARDKEFLKYFAGTCIEVKDWSKLPNQQYIEITFHHPRKDGKQIEQSFNQKHGNVISAYGSAEFAIDINAYGVSKGAGLKEMLTKFGLTGNDLIAFGDGENDIPMLDFAKYSYAMENGMAEVKKHASYIAPKNTENGVLQVLQEYLAKDK encoded by the coding sequence ATGGCTTTACCATTTAAAGCAGTTGCGGTTGATATGGATGGAACTTTTTTAAACGGAGAAAGGACCTATGACCATCAATTATTTAATAAAGTTCTAACTCAACTTGAGGCAAGAGGGGTCCATTTTATTGTGGCTTCAGGTAGACCGTACGCACGATTAAAAGAAGATTTTATTGATTATATTGATCGAATGGATTTTGTGACAGCTAATGGGTCACGTTTAATGTCTGATAACAAGCAAATTGGAATAACCCCAATGAAACGTGATACTGTAGTTGAATTAATTGAAGATGTACACCAGAAGTATGGTCAAATGGCTACGATGTTGTTTGCACCAAATATGGCTTACATTGGAGAAAATGCACCAGCACGAGACAAGGAATTTCTAAAATATTTTGCAGGTACTTGTATAGAGGTTAAAGATTGGTCTAAGTTGCCTAATCAACAATACATTGAAATTACTTTTCACCATCCTCGCAAAGATGGCAAGCAAATTGAACAAAGTTTTAACCAAAAACATGGGAATGTAATTTCAGCTTATGGCTCTGCTGAATTTGCAATTGATATCAATGCCTATGGAGTAAGCAAAGGTGCAGGGTTAAAAGAAATGCTGACAAAATTTGGCTTAACTGGTAATGATTTAATTGCTTTCGGAGATGGCGAAAATGATATTCCAATGCTAGATTTTGCTAAGTATTCTTATGCAATGGAAAATGGAATGGCAGAAGTAAAGAAGCATGCAAGTTATATTGCGCCTAAAAATACTGAAAATGGAGTTTTACAAGTACTTCAAGAGTACTTGGCAAAGGATAAATAA
- the miaA gene encoding tRNA (adenosine(37)-N6)-dimethylallyltransferase MiaA, translated as MQKVIVIIGPTAVGKTEAGLKLAKTLNTEIISGDSMQIYQEVAIGTAKPTKQEQAQIKHHLIDQRSVFQEYSVKDFVKQANEVIEVLNKKGKVPIVVGGTGFYIKALVNKMQLGEPGEYKTSVDKKWEDFLEKNGPEKLWKELEKIDPAASEKIAPNNSRRTLRALTVIGRTGKLFSQQQKQITPRYDALIIGLNSERQLVYDRINRRVDLMMEKGLLDEAKFIYENRAQEHQVIQAIGYKELFPYFEGEKSLEECISKLKQASRKYAKRQITYFKHQLPVHWVDPLQDSTSETKIKKLVSDFLKV; from the coding sequence ATGCAGAAAGTAATAGTTATTATTGGACCAACAGCTGTTGGTAAAACTGAGGCAGGTTTAAAATTAGCTAAGACGCTGAATACTGAAATTATCTCAGGGGATTCAATGCAAATCTATCAAGAAGTAGCAATTGGAACCGCAAAACCTACTAAACAAGAACAAGCGCAAATTAAGCACCATTTAATTGACCAGCGGTCAGTCTTTCAAGAATACTCGGTAAAAGACTTTGTAAAACAGGCTAATGAAGTAATTGAAGTTTTAAATAAAAAAGGAAAGGTTCCAATTGTTGTAGGGGGAACAGGTTTTTATATTAAGGCGTTAGTTAATAAGATGCAATTAGGTGAACCTGGAGAATATAAGACAAGTGTAGATAAAAAGTGGGAAGATTTTTTAGAAAAAAATGGTCCAGAAAAATTGTGGAAAGAATTAGAAAAAATAGATCCAGCAGCTAGTGAAAAAATAGCACCTAATAATAGTCGAAGAACTTTAAGAGCATTAACAGTGATTGGCCGAACAGGAAAACTTTTTTCTCAGCAACAAAAACAGATTACTCCTCGTTATGATGCCTTAATTATTGGTTTAAATAGTGAGCGACAGTTAGTTTATGACCGCATTAATCGTCGAGTTGACTTGATGATGGAGAAGGGGCTACTTGATGAAGCAAAATTTATTTACGAAAATCGTGCCCAGGAACATCAAGTAATTCAAGCTATTGGTTATAAAGAACTGTTTCCTTATTTTGAAGGAGAAAAAAGTTTAGAGGAATGTATAAGTAAATTAAAACAAGCTTCCAGAAAGTATGCTAAACGTCAGATTACTTATTTTAAGCATCAGTTACCAGTACATTGGGTAGACCCTTTACAAGATTCAACAAGTGAAACGAAAATTAAAAAACTGGTTAGTGATTTCTTAAAAGTTTAA
- a CDS encoding SLAP domain-containing protein, translating into MNKKKKTLKLVAVSFLVGSSMASLNSRVLATTINTPSSNSTNNPSNSLEIKDNMTLSQIYKELEDDNINDGSLPPNELSTQLKQQGISVAGNRILGKPQGFTITLSKQQTGKDEDTSVIFGTGKPENLIDNSILKANYSENGKEKSESISGNIFLIDEGSKFDPLDIKASNGITYQVASTDKADGKVVSNTVDSTKANSWGVVTVSTTTKSGKETEASYAVYVRNDKPVRLNVPYYTSIYDFNSVENNNFLNDPATISRGTEIYIGKNFMNAGSHTYNSISTQSLAIANNKEEAAWMSTANLLTDTKPIEAVEKTVMHRSLVYSQGGGSKYRHIAAFKKVTVEKEPYTFKGVKYYKIIDAPDYIKVANVDGTKRKLKHNAYIYATSTKRADRTVLKKGTVVTTYGGSYKFKNGKQYYRIQGATATKKRYVKVANFE; encoded by the coding sequence ATGAATAAAAAGAAAAAAACATTAAAGTTAGTAGCTGTAAGTTTCTTAGTTGGAAGTTCAATGGCAAGTTTAAATTCTCGAGTTTTGGCAACTACTATTAATACACCATCTTCTAACTCTACTAATAATCCTTCAAATTCACTAGAAATTAAAGACAACATGACATTAAGTCAAATTTATAAAGAATTGGAAGATGATAATATAAATGATGGATCATTACCTCCAAATGAACTTTCCACGCAACTCAAGCAACAAGGAATTTCTGTGGCTGGTAATAGAATCTTAGGTAAGCCCCAAGGTTTTACCATTACTCTCTCAAAGCAACAAACGGGAAAAGATGAAGATACTAGTGTAATATTTGGAACAGGGAAACCTGAAAACTTAATTGACAATAGCATTTTAAAGGCAAACTACAGTGAAAATGGAAAGGAAAAATCTGAATCCATAAGTGGAAATATTTTCTTAATTGATGAAGGTAGTAAATTTGATCCTTTAGATATTAAGGCATCGAATGGAATTACCTACCAAGTAGCATCAACTGATAAAGCAGATGGAAAGGTTGTTTCAAATACCGTAGATTCCACTAAAGCAAATAGTTGGGGAGTAGTTACTGTCTCTACAACAACTAAAAGTGGTAAAGAAACAGAAGCAAGTTATGCTGTATATGTGAGAAATGATAAACCTGTTCGTCTAAATGTGCCGTATTATACTTCAATTTATGATTTTAATAGTGTAGAAAATAATAACTTTTTAAATGATCCTGCTACGATTAGTAGGGGAACAGAAATCTATATTGGAAAAAATTTCATGAATGCAGGAAGTCATACCTATAATTCAATTTCTACTCAATCTTTAGCGATAGCTAATAATAAAGAGGAAGCAGCTTGGATGAGTACGGCAAACTTGTTGACAGATACTAAACCAATCGAAGCCGTAGAAAAGACTGTAATGCATCGCTCACTGGTATATAGCCAAGGAGGTGGAAGCAAGTATCGTCATATTGCTGCATTTAAAAAAGTTACAGTTGAAAAAGAACCTTATACTTTTAAGGGAGTAAAATACTATAAAATTATTGATGCTCCTGATTATATTAAGGTTGCAAATGTAGATGGTACAAAACGCAAATTAAAACATAATGCCTATATCTATGCAACGAGCACTAAGCGTGCAGATAGAACAGTTTTGAAGAAGGGAACCGTAGTAACAACGTATGGTGGTTCTTATAAGTTTAAGAATGGCAAACAATACTACCGGATTCAAGGAGCAACAGCGACAAAGAAGCGTTACGTAAAAGTAGCAAATTTTGAATAA
- a CDS encoding DUF3042 family protein — protein MAKKFGAGLATGVLATVGALAAGLFTYKKKVVDPQEQHEQKIEENRKKANRKSYAAHQA, from the coding sequence ATGGCAAAGAAATTTGGTGCCGGTCTTGCAACTGGTGTTTTAGCAACTGTTGGTGCTTTAGCAGCTGGATTATTTACCTACAAGAAGAAGGTTGTTGATCCTCAAGAACAACACGAACAAAAAATTGAAGAAAACCGTAAGAAAGCTAACCGTAAGAGCTACGCAGCTCACCAAGCTTAA
- the yjeM gene encoding glutamate/gamma-aminobutyrate family transporter YjeM, whose product MEEKKDVKIKTGALVLLIFSSIFGFSNSLTAFYQMGYSSIIWYVLTAILFFVPSALMFAEYGATFKGAKGGIFSWLRGSVSERTAFTGTFIWLAAWVIWLVSSTQFFLVSVSTAISGHDTTQSWHLGAIGSTQLLGILEVLFLVIVTFCAVKGVDKIAAVSKVGGIFTLAIAIGFMVVSLLVFLLSGGHLAEPATAQTFTHSPNPSFQTPIAIISFIVYALFAYGGLETSAGVIDSVDKPEKTFPKALIIAVIVMTGLYVFNIFMAGVAVNWNKTLSGNKVDLANVEYVLINNLGIVTGHTLGLSNSASLALGTAFSRFAGIADVLAGISAAFVMVYSPIKSFIEGCDPRLLPKTLTKLNKHNMPEHAMWLQAVIVSVVILFISFGGSGAQQFYTILMDMMNVSSSAPYLFLIGAYPFFKMKKNLDRPFVFVKNMKLVWAITIIVWLVVAIGIVFTCIEPLFTNDYMTSFWTAIGPIAFGLIGWFWYASVSKKAQVNEVEELDE is encoded by the coding sequence ATGGAAGAAAAAAAGGATGTTAAAATCAAGACCGGTGCGTTAGTACTGCTGATTTTTTCATCAATCTTTGGTTTTAGTAATTCATTGACCGCCTTTTACCAAATGGGTTACTCAAGTATTATTTGGTATGTTTTAACAGCGATTCTTTTCTTTGTTCCTTCAGCTTTAATGTTTGCGGAATATGGAGCAACTTTTAAAGGAGCAAAGGGAGGAATTTTTTCGTGGTTAAGAGGGTCAGTTAGTGAAAGAACGGCATTTACAGGAACGTTTATTTGGCTAGCAGCTTGGGTAATTTGGCTAGTATCTTCAACGCAGTTTTTCTTAGTATCAGTTTCGACAGCTATTTCTGGCCATGATACTACACAAAGTTGGCATTTGGGAGCAATTGGTTCTACCCAATTATTGGGGATTTTAGAAGTATTATTTTTAGTAATTGTAACTTTTTGTGCTGTAAAAGGTGTAGATAAAATTGCTGCTGTAAGTAAAGTTGGAGGAATTTTTACCTTAGCAATTGCAATTGGATTTATGGTAGTCTCTCTTCTGGTATTTTTACTAAGTGGAGGGCATTTAGCTGAACCTGCAACTGCTCAAACTTTTACTCATTCACCAAATCCTAGTTTTCAAACGCCGATTGCAATTATTTCCTTTATTGTGTATGCCTTATTTGCATATGGTGGTTTGGAAACCTCAGCGGGAGTAATTGACTCAGTTGATAAACCTGAAAAAACATTCCCTAAAGCTTTAATTATTGCAGTGATTGTGATGACAGGGTTGTATGTTTTTAATATTTTTATGGCAGGAGTAGCTGTAAACTGGAATAAAACCTTGAGTGGTAATAAAGTTGACCTAGCAAACGTTGAGTATGTTTTGATAAACAATTTAGGGATTGTTACTGGACATACTTTAGGACTGTCAAATTCAGCTTCTTTGGCATTAGGAACTGCTTTTTCAAGATTTGCCGGAATTGCAGATGTATTGGCAGGAATTTCAGCCGCTTTCGTAATGGTTTATTCACCAATCAAATCTTTTATTGAAGGCTGTGATCCCCGTTTATTGCCTAAGACTTTAACTAAACTTAATAAGCACAATATGCCAGAACATGCAATGTGGCTTCAAGCAGTTATTGTTAGTGTAGTAATCTTATTTATTTCATTTGGTGGTAGTGGTGCGCAACAATTCTATACTATCTTAATGGATATGATGAACGTATCATCTTCAGCGCCATATCTATTTTTAATTGGAGCTTATCCTTTCTTTAAAATGAAGAAAAATTTGGATCGTCCGTTTGTTTTTGTTAAAAATATGAAATTAGTTTGGGCAATTACAATCATAGTTTGGCTTGTGGTAGCAATTGGGATCGTCTTTACTTGCATTGAGCCATTATTTACAAATGATTACATGACATCATTTTGGACTGCAATTGGACCAATAGCCTTTGGTTTAATTGGCTGGTTCTGGTATGCAAGTGTATCTAAGAAAGCCCAGGTTAATGAAGTAGAAGAGTTAGATGAGTAA
- the glnA gene encoding type I glutamate--ammonia ligase has translation MSKTLTAEDIKNSVENEDVRFLRLTFTDINGTLKSVEVPTSQLDKVLNNEIRFDGSSIDGFVRIEESDMVLYPDFSTWAVLPWGDEEGGKIGRLICSVHKTSGEPFEGDPRNNLKRVLKEMKDMGFTDFDIGFEAEFHLFKLGEDGNWTTENADHASYFDMTSDDEGARCRREIVETLEGMGFEVEAAHHEVGSSQHEIDFKFDDALTTADRVQTFKMVVRAIARKHGLFATFMAKPVQGEAGNGMHTNMSLFKDGTNVFYDKNGKYNLSKTALYFLNGILEHARAITAIGNPTVNSYKRLIPGYEAPVYISWATKNRSPLVRIPSAEEVTTRLEMRSADPTANPYLLLAAALKAGLQGIKEEKMPMEPVTSNVFEMSEDERNERGIKPLPSTLHNAIKAFKEDELIQDALGKHLTQSFIDSKELEWSQYTQSVSDWERDKYMNY, from the coding sequence ATGAGTAAAACATTAACTGCAGAAGATATTAAAAATAGTGTAGAAAATGAAGATGTTCGTTTTTTACGATTAACCTTTACTGATATTAATGGAACATTAAAGAGTGTAGAAGTTCCTACGAGCCAATTAGATAAGGTTTTGAATAATGAAATTCGCTTCGATGGTTCATCAATTGACGGTTTTGTTCGCATTGAAGAAAGTGACATGGTTTTATATCCTGACTTTTCAACTTGGGCAGTCCTCCCATGGGGTGATGAAGAAGGCGGTAAGATTGGTCGCTTAATTTGTAGCGTACACAAGACCAGTGGGGAACCATTTGAAGGTGATCCAAGAAATAACTTAAAGCGTGTTCTTAAAGAAATGAAGGACATGGGCTTTACTGACTTTGATATTGGTTTTGAAGCAGAATTTCACTTATTTAAGTTAGGTGAAGATGGCAACTGGACTACTGAAAATGCAGATCATGCTTCATATTTTGATATGACTTCAGATGATGAAGGTGCAAGATGTCGTCGTGAAATTGTTGAAACTTTGGAAGGTATGGGCTTTGAAGTTGAAGCTGCACACCACGAAGTAGGATCAAGCCAACATGAAATTGATTTCAAATTTGATGATGCTTTAACTACTGCTGATCGTGTTCAAACCTTTAAGATGGTTGTTCGTGCAATTGCAAGAAAGCATGGTTTATTTGCGACCTTTATGGCTAAGCCAGTACAAGGGGAAGCTGGTAATGGGATGCACACTAATATGTCGCTCTTTAAAGATGGTACAAATGTCTTTTATGATAAAAATGGTAAGTACAATTTATCAAAGACAGCCCTTTATTTCTTAAATGGGATTTTGGAACATGCACGTGCAATTACTGCAATTGGTAATCCCACTGTAAACTCATATAAACGTTTAATTCCGGGTTATGAAGCACCAGTTTATATTTCATGGGCTACTAAGAACCGTTCTCCATTAGTTAGAATTCCTTCTGCAGAAGAAGTAACTACTCGTTTAGAAATGCGCTCTGCTGATCCAACTGCCAACCCTTATTTATTGCTAGCTGCTGCTTTAAAGGCTGGACTACAAGGTATCAAGGAAGAAAAGATGCCAATGGAACCAGTAACTTCTAATGTGTTTGAAATGAGTGAAGATGAAAGAAATGAACGTGGTATTAAGCCATTACCTTCAACTTTGCATAATGCGATTAAGGCCTTTAAGGAAGATGAATTAATTCAAGATGCTTTAGGTAAACACTTAACGCAAAGCTTTATTGATTCTAAAGAATTAGAATGGTCTCAATATACTCAAAGCGTTTCCGATTGGGAAAGAGACAAGTACATGAATTATTAA